A region of Coraliomargarita sinensis DNA encodes the following proteins:
- a CDS encoding energy transducer TonB: MRATGTLIGIGVSALLFLAIPLTQIFTEYQKAPEEIEALEIATPPPPPPPDEPPPPPEPEKEEPPPELETPPPPISLEQLDMALNPGTGGALAGDFALPSFDVSGQDLGGVEIFDIMDADKKPVPTKQVEPRTRGQKGSVVLRFTVDQYGKVQNIRVHQSSNPKLNQACIDAVRRWEFTPGEKDGRTIITNNVQLPINFN; the protein is encoded by the coding sequence ATGCGTGCGACAGGCACCCTGATCGGTATCGGTGTGAGCGCCCTGCTCTTTCTGGCGATTCCACTCACCCAGATTTTCACCGAGTACCAGAAAGCGCCCGAGGAAATCGAAGCGCTGGAAATCGCAACACCCCCGCCACCGCCACCTCCGGACGAGCCTCCTCCCCCGCCTGAACCGGAGAAGGAGGAGCCGCCGCCCGAGCTCGAAACACCCCCGCCACCCATTTCGCTGGAACAACTCGACATGGCGCTCAACCCCGGAACCGGCGGTGCGCTTGCAGGCGACTTCGCCCTCCCGAGTTTTGACGTCAGCGGCCAGGATCTCGGTGGTGTCGAAATCTTTGATATCATGGACGCGGATAAGAAGCCCGTCCCGACCAAACAGGTCGAGCCGAGAACCCGCGGTCAAAAGGGCAGTGTCGTGCTGCGCTTCACCGTCGACCAATACGGCAAGGTTCAAAACATCCGCGTCCACCAATCCAGCAACCCGAAGCTCAACCAGGCCTGTATCGATGCCGTGCGCCGCTGGGAATTCACCCCCGGCGAAAAAGACGGTCGCACGATCATTACCAACAACGTTCAGCTCCCCATCAATTTCAATTAA
- a CDS encoding tetratricopeptide repeat protein, with amino-acid sequence MRTSRTFLILIACLASSLSAQSNKTQSIAGQLWNDESFVKEFLGSYGFLAGYEPQISDEEKEALRSLIDLIKVSPSAAIKQLEPQITAESSAAFDFILANLYFQEGNLPKAEQYYKSAVTKHPDFRRAYKNLGLVQVQKGDHSKSIETITKAMELGEVDGRAYGLLGYGYLTNERYYPAEAAYRQAILLQPENKDWKVGLAQCLLQTEQYADAIALFDTLIKDQPDNADYWLLQSNAYIGKGDSLAAAKNIEIVRRMGAADLSTLTLLGDIYMNKEAAELALDAYLAAADKATAKDSRALIRAAELLTRTAHYEQATAMIQKCRSALAEGLKDAEDLTLLTLEAKIARATDQDDQAAELLVQIIERDALNGEAIIELANYYADQDDMSKAINRFQQAEKIEKYERQALVAHAQARVRKGDYKEALPLLRRALQLKQDRNLADYTDRVERAARAQG; translated from the coding sequence ATGAGAACATCACGCACCTTCCTCATCCTGATCGCTTGCCTGGCCTCGTCACTTAGCGCCCAGAGCAATAAGACGCAGAGCATCGCCGGCCAACTCTGGAACGATGAGTCCTTCGTCAAGGAGTTCCTCGGCAGTTATGGCTTCCTTGCCGGCTACGAACCGCAAATCTCCGACGAGGAAAAGGAGGCCCTGCGCAGCCTGATCGACTTGATTAAAGTCAGCCCCTCGGCCGCCATCAAGCAGCTGGAGCCCCAGATTACCGCTGAGAGCAGTGCCGCTTTCGACTTCATCCTGGCCAATCTTTACTTTCAGGAGGGCAACCTGCCCAAAGCCGAGCAATACTATAAAAGTGCGGTGACAAAGCACCCTGACTTCCGTCGCGCCTATAAGAACCTTGGACTCGTACAGGTTCAGAAAGGGGATCACAGCAAATCAATAGAAACCATTACCAAGGCAATGGAGCTCGGCGAAGTCGACGGCCGCGCCTACGGCTTGCTCGGTTACGGCTACCTCACCAATGAGCGCTACTACCCGGCCGAAGCGGCCTATCGTCAGGCCATCCTCCTACAACCCGAGAACAAAGACTGGAAGGTCGGCCTCGCCCAGTGCCTGCTCCAAACCGAACAATACGCCGACGCCATCGCACTGTTCGACACCCTGATTAAAGACCAACCGGACAACGCGGATTACTGGCTCCTGCAAAGCAACGCCTACATCGGAAAAGGGGACTCACTCGCCGCCGCCAAAAATATCGAAATCGTCCGCCGCATGGGCGCGGCTGATCTATCCACCCTTACCCTGCTCGGCGACATCTACATGAACAAGGAAGCGGCCGAACTGGCCCTCGACGCCTATCTGGCTGCCGCCGATAAGGCCACGGCCAAGGACAGCAGGGCCCTCATTCGTGCTGCGGAGCTTCTCACCCGCACCGCCCATTACGAGCAGGCCACTGCGATGATCCAGAAGTGCCGATCCGCTTTGGCCGAAGGACTCAAGGATGCGGAGGACCTCACCCTCCTCACTTTGGAGGCCAAGATTGCCCGCGCCACCGACCAGGACGACCAGGCGGCCGAACTGCTCGTACAAATCATCGAGCGCGATGCGCTCAACGGCGAAGCCATCATCGAACTGGCCAATTACTACGCCGACCAGGACGACATGTCGAAAGCGATCAACCGCTTCCAACAAGCCGAGAAGATCGAGAAATACGAGCGGCAGGCGCTTGTCGCCCACGCCCAGGCCCGCGTTCGCAAGGGGGATTATAAGGAAGCTCTTCCTCTTCTCCGACGGGCGCTGCAACTCAAGCAAGACCGCAACCTTGCCGATTACACCGACCGTGTCGAACGAGCAGCAAGAGCCCAGGGTTAG
- a CDS encoding TonB-dependent receptor domain-containing protein has translation MKANSLIKTAAMLLMLISGSSLQAIKITIPEQYEEQVEAIKKADKARVQRQLESLEGGEAVNESQGDGMQFSSEQGSNGQGAVGNATDETINASEPLVQSIAEASETAGSFEENLPEGQGLVSGQIVDKDTGQPISGVAILIDGTEIGTITDEEGRYTLGPAPAGEYSINFFKSGYLEANVTEFAVAAGEVSVFPFALPPRPTETSDDVLVLDSFTVTAEEANELMALIDMKQVSVGQIDFLSSEDFAKFAGSSVADLVSKISGVNLVEGQFAVVRGLGDRYNSTLVNGLPVPSSDPVRQGVQLDLFPNSIVQNIIVKKSFVPSLPSNTSGASFDISTKDYPDEFSGHVKVGVASNSMATDEILYNPNVIFHGVPNGESLTVDSLLGREDRSSSGGAVAADLDSSVGDNFGLTGRNYEVAFGDTFELPGKSKLGFVSAIKYSSSVKTEKGVLQNRFGIPSKQGFPFPGFESTPGSILVGELEASGLRYDYIKSQQEESSNFLLGAGWDIKGDQTQLIDFTYLRTRNTLSTATRRDNGLLPAGFTQADHPSFQRVPIDRGYPLGIDTRDLKMGAGIVGRGEGDEVTFGQDLLSVETRTLEIKQVSGEHRFDVGKEDEFTINWGLSRDKAISEVGRPGGGFVGGESSLLYLRNATGTTVNRVGSKLTAEPLVPDGYIYGGDNVLADGFVEDVLRRTARTISDENESQRLDVSYPVLENLNVGLGYYGKIRNRSVVQDDKLISIKNDSQVTGATLSEYVANVFNLDDSQIIDEDLSSFANVEQEFNDRYLSLDYTFLERVNVTFGARVSKVEMLAEGQSDLVPGFGLTGDQTSLTEQILPGFPTSGPNAVRNRDLLGFGSDSDPVVNGRINEDYVLPAILLKYDLTDRISLRADYSETIALPSARELSPVFTVDPQTGDRVVGNPTLKVSEVENFALGVSYNHENGFRTSMSFFKKEITQPIEQIGLTHPGLGLSVQSYFNNDKDATVEGVEFEWFLPLTALPFIDLSNTPILSNLEIGGNMAFIDARVGFAEATKTSYANPVTGESIFGDGDGNVFFPDERRLYDQPEYTANVFVTYNLEDLGTRATLSFYTQSDVLTTVGSGSDLSVDQYTDAYYQLDFKIVQQFKDNWELSFTAENITNTERALIYSPDLLSEKTDRLRYKVGRSYSLSLKYSF, from the coding sequence ATGAAGGCAAATTCCCTTATAAAGACCGCCGCAATGTTGCTCATGCTGATTAGCGGCAGCTCGCTGCAAGCGATCAAGATAACCATTCCCGAACAGTACGAGGAACAGGTCGAAGCGATTAAAAAGGCAGATAAGGCCAGGGTTCAACGTCAGCTCGAATCGCTGGAGGGCGGAGAGGCCGTCAATGAATCGCAGGGGGACGGGATGCAGTTTTCGAGCGAACAAGGCTCGAACGGCCAAGGCGCTGTGGGCAATGCGACAGATGAAACGATCAATGCCAGCGAGCCGCTCGTCCAGTCGATCGCCGAAGCGAGCGAAACCGCCGGTTCATTTGAAGAAAATTTACCTGAAGGGCAGGGACTTGTTTCCGGCCAAATCGTCGATAAAGACACGGGGCAGCCGATATCCGGCGTTGCTATTCTCATCGATGGCACGGAGATAGGTACCATCACTGACGAAGAGGGTCGCTACACCCTCGGGCCCGCGCCAGCCGGGGAATACAGCATCAACTTTTTCAAATCGGGCTACCTTGAAGCCAATGTCACTGAATTCGCTGTTGCTGCGGGAGAAGTCAGTGTCTTCCCCTTCGCATTGCCGCCGCGTCCCACTGAAACTTCAGATGACGTGCTCGTCCTCGATAGCTTTACGGTTACGGCTGAGGAAGCGAACGAACTCATGGCGCTCATCGATATGAAGCAGGTGTCTGTCGGACAAATTGATTTTTTATCATCTGAAGACTTTGCAAAATTTGCCGGGTCGAGTGTTGCCGACTTGGTGAGTAAGATTTCTGGAGTAAATTTGGTCGAAGGGCAGTTTGCCGTGGTTCGCGGCTTGGGAGATCGTTATAATAGTACTCTGGTGAACGGGTTACCTGTTCCCAGTTCAGATCCAGTCCGTCAAGGGGTCCAGTTGGATCTCTTCCCAAACTCGATAGTTCAAAACATAATCGTGAAGAAGAGTTTTGTCCCCTCGCTGCCATCGAATACTTCCGGGGCATCATTCGATATCTCAACAAAGGATTATCCGGATGAATTTTCCGGGCACGTTAAGGTCGGAGTTGCTTCTAATTCCATGGCGACCGATGAAATACTCTACAACCCGAACGTGATATTCCATGGAGTACCGAACGGGGAAAGTCTTACCGTAGATTCACTCCTGGGCCGGGAGGATCGCAGTTCTTCAGGTGGTGCGGTCGCAGCCGATTTGGATAGCTCCGTCGGCGACAATTTTGGTTTAACCGGACGTAATTATGAGGTGGCTTTTGGCGATACGTTCGAACTGCCGGGCAAATCAAAGTTGGGCTTTGTTTCCGCGATTAAATACAGCAGCAGCGTCAAAACGGAAAAAGGCGTGCTGCAGAACCGTTTTGGTATCCCCAGCAAGCAAGGGTTCCCCTTCCCGGGGTTTGAAAGTACACCTGGCAGCATACTCGTCGGAGAGCTTGAAGCGAGTGGTTTGAGATATGACTACATCAAGTCACAACAGGAAGAATCCAGTAATTTCCTCTTGGGCGCGGGATGGGATATAAAAGGGGACCAAACCCAGTTGATCGACTTTACCTATCTGAGAACGAGGAATACTCTGTCCACTGCCACACGTCGGGATAACGGACTTTTGCCTGCTGGCTTTACGCAGGCAGACCACCCCTCATTCCAGCGTGTGCCCATCGACCGGGGCTACCCTTTGGGCATAGATACGCGGGACCTTAAAATGGGTGCCGGGATTGTAGGTCGTGGCGAGGGGGATGAGGTTACGTTTGGGCAGGATTTGCTCAGTGTAGAAACCCGCACCTTGGAGATTAAGCAGGTGTCCGGCGAGCACCGCTTCGATGTCGGTAAGGAAGACGAATTTACCATCAATTGGGGGCTGTCCCGGGATAAGGCAATCTCTGAAGTCGGCCGTCCCGGAGGCGGATTTGTGGGCGGGGAAAGTTCGCTGCTCTACCTCCGGAATGCCACTGGGACTACTGTAAACCGTGTGGGGTCAAAGCTGACGGCAGAGCCACTTGTGCCGGATGGATATATCTACGGGGGGGATAATGTTTTGGCGGATGGCTTTGTTGAAGACGTCTTGAGGAGAACCGCGAGAACGATATCCGATGAAAATGAGTCACAGCGTTTGGACGTTAGCTACCCTGTGCTCGAAAACTTGAATGTCGGCCTGGGCTACTACGGCAAAATCCGTAACCGAAGCGTGGTTCAGGATGACAAGCTGATATCAATTAAGAATGACTCGCAGGTCACAGGAGCAACGCTTTCAGAGTACGTTGCGAACGTTTTCAACCTCGATGACAGCCAGATTATCGACGAGGACCTAAGTTCATTTGCCAATGTGGAGCAGGAGTTTAATGACCGCTATCTTTCGCTGGATTATACTTTCCTGGAAAGGGTGAACGTTACATTTGGCGCAAGGGTCAGCAAAGTGGAGATGCTGGCGGAAGGTCAGAGTGACCTGGTCCCCGGCTTTGGGCTTACGGGCGACCAGACATCCTTAACGGAGCAGATATTGCCCGGCTTTCCGACTTCCGGACCCAATGCAGTGAGGAATCGTGATCTGCTTGGTTTTGGTTCCGATTCAGATCCGGTTGTCAATGGCAGGATTAACGAGGACTATGTGCTTCCGGCAATATTGTTAAAATACGACCTGACGGACCGGATATCGCTGCGCGCAGACTACTCTGAGACGATTGCGCTACCATCTGCAAGAGAACTGTCCCCCGTGTTCACCGTTGATCCGCAAACCGGAGACAGGGTGGTTGGTAACCCCACCTTGAAGGTCTCCGAGGTCGAGAATTTCGCGCTGGGTGTCTCATACAATCACGAGAACGGATTTCGTACCTCAATGAGTTTCTTTAAGAAAGAAATCACACAGCCAATCGAGCAGATCGGTTTGACGCACCCCGGATTAGGCTTGTCCGTACAATCCTACTTCAACAACGACAAAGATGCGACCGTAGAGGGTGTTGAATTTGAATGGTTTTTACCTCTCACCGCACTGCCATTCATTGATCTTTCGAACACGCCGATACTTTCCAATCTGGAGATTGGTGGCAACATGGCTTTTATTGATGCGCGAGTCGGATTTGCCGAGGCGACCAAGACAAGTTATGCAAATCCGGTGACCGGCGAGAGTATCTTTGGGGATGGAGACGGAAATGTCTTTTTCCCCGATGAGCGACGTCTTTACGACCAGCCGGAATATACCGCAAATGTTTTTGTTACATACAACCTGGAAGACCTGGGAACTCGAGCAACGCTGTCCTTTTACACGCAAAGTGATGTGTTGACGACCGTCGGGTCAGGTTCGGATCTTTCCGTGGACCAGTACACCGATGCGTACTACCAGCTGGATTTTAAGATAGTTCAGCAGTTCAAGGATAACTGGGAGCTTAGTTTTACAGCAGAAAATATCACGAATACTGAGCGGGCCCTTATTTACAGCCCCGATTTGTTGAGCGAGAAGACGGACAGGCTGAGGTATAAGGTGGGGAGAAGCTATTCGTTGTCGCTGAAATATTCCTTCTAG
- a CDS encoding phosphate ABC transporter substrate-binding protein, translating into MFRYINLLLGCLAFQAGTFVQAETIVIMGSDTIGAKAALHLAEAYKSRVARTNPEIGFEISAEGSSTGVVSITEGHADIGMISRRPSTAENARAKTKGVDLKTITVARDGIAVVVNDQNPIESISLAELEAIFTGEIRDWAAISTTAGRISVYTRNTASGTYDLFRAKAMSGRDYGKNSQKVAGNEQIASEIARNPNAIGYVGLAYTETPGIKVVPVEGMLPKADEYPLRRTLYYLVDKNIRLSQAANDFIGFTLSPQGQHIIEEVEFLPLY; encoded by the coding sequence ATGTTTCGTTACATTAATCTCTTATTAGGTTGCCTTGCCTTTCAGGCAGGAACCTTCGTGCAGGCCGAAACCATCGTCATCATGGGTTCGGATACAATCGGTGCCAAGGCGGCCCTGCATCTGGCGGAGGCCTATAAATCAAGGGTCGCCAGGACCAATCCGGAGATCGGCTTCGAGATTTCCGCAGAAGGCTCCTCCACAGGGGTGGTTTCTATTACGGAGGGCCATGCCGATATCGGCATGATCTCGCGTCGGCCCTCCACCGCAGAGAATGCCCGGGCCAAAACCAAGGGCGTCGATTTAAAAACCATTACAGTGGCCCGGGACGGAATTGCTGTGGTGGTCAATGACCAGAACCCGATCGAATCGATCTCCTTGGCCGAGCTTGAAGCAATTTTTACCGGCGAAATCAGAGACTGGGCCGCGATTTCCACGACCGCAGGCCGGATCTCGGTTTATACCCGAAACACCGCCTCCGGAACGTATGACCTTTTTCGCGCAAAAGCCATGTCCGGACGGGACTATGGCAAGAACAGCCAGAAAGTCGCTGGCAACGAACAGATCGCTTCCGAAATCGCACGTAACCCCAACGCAATCGGCTATGTCGGCCTGGCTTATACGGAAACGCCCGGAATCAAGGTCGTACCGGTCGAGGGAATGCTACCCAAAGCGGATGAATATCCACTGCGTCGCACGCTCTACTATCTGGTGGATAAAAATATCCGTCTAAGCCAGGCGGCCAATGACTTTATCGGCTTTACGCTGAGCCCCCAGGGCCAGCACATCATCGAAGAAGTCGAGTTCCTGCCGCTCTATTAA